In the Phaseolus vulgaris cultivar G19833 chromosome 7, P. vulgaris v2.0, whole genome shotgun sequence genome, one interval contains:
- the LOC137829652 gene encoding elongation factor 1-alpha-like has protein sequence MGKEKVHISIVVIGHVDSGKSTTTGHLIYKLGGIDKRVIERFEKEAAEMNKRSFKYAWVLDKLKAERERGITIDIALWKFETTKYYCTVIDAPGHRDFIKNMITGTSQADCAVLIIDSTTGGFEAGISKDGQTREHALLAFTLGVRQMICCCNKMDATTPNYSKARYDEIVKEVSSYMKKVGYNPEKIPFVPISGFEGDNMIERSTNLDWYKGPTLLEALDQINEPKRPSDKPLRLPLQDVYKIGGIGTVPVGRVETGVLKPGMLVTFAPTGLTTEVKSVEMHHEALTEALPGDNVGFNVKNVAVKDLKRGFVASNSKDDPAKEAANFTSQVIIMNHPGQIGKGYAPVLDCHTSHIAVKFAELVTKIDRRSGKELEKEPKFLKNGDAGFVKMIPSKPMVVETFSEYPPLGRFAVRDMRQTVAVGVIKSVEKKDPAGAKVTKAAQKKGK, from the exons ATGGGTAAAGAGAAGGTTCACATTAGCATAGTGGTGATTGGCCATGTGGACTCAGGGAAGTCAACTACCACTGGTCACCTCATCTACAAGCTGGGAGGTATTGACAAGCGTGTGATAGAGAGATTCGAGAAGGAGGCTGCTGAGATGAACAAGAGGTCTTTCAAGTATGCTTGGGTTCTTGACAAGCTGAAGGCTGAGCGTGAAAGAGGAATCACCATTGACATTGCTCTCTGGAAGTTTGAGACCACCAAGTACTACTGCACAGTCATTGATGCCCCCGGACACAGGGATTTCATCAAAAATATGATCACTGGGACATCCCAAGCTGACTGTGCTGTTCTTATTATTGATTCCACCACTGGTGGTTTTGAAGCTGGTATTTCTAAGGATGGACAGACCCGTGAACATGCTCTCCTTGCTTTCACTCTCGGTGTGAGGCAGATGATTTGCTGCTGTAACAAG ATGGATGCCACTACACCTAACTACTCCAAGGCGAGATATGATGAAATTGTGAAGGAAGTGTCTTCTTACATGAAGAAGGTTGGTTACAACCCTGAGAAGATCCCTTTTGTTCCCATATCTGGTTTTGAGGGAGATAACATGATTGAGAGGTCTACCAACCTTGACTGGTACAAGGGTCCTACCCTTCTTGAGGCGCTTGATCAGATCAATGAGCCCAAGAGGCCATCAGATAAGCCTCTTCGATTACCCCTTCAGGATGTGTACAAGATTGGAGGAATTGGAACTGTACCTGTTGGACGTGTGGAAACTGGTGTCTTGAAACCTGGAATGCTTGTTACTTTTGCACCAACTGGACTCACAACTGAAGTTAAGTCTGTGGAGATGCACCACGAAGCTCTCACTGAGGCTCTTCCTGGTGACAATGTGGGATTCAACGTGAAGAATGTTGCTGTCAAGGATCTGAAACGTGGTTTCGTTGCGTCAAACTCCAAGGACGACCCTGCCAAGGAGGCTGCCAACTTCACGTCGCAGGTTATCATCATGAATCACCCTGGACAGATTGGAAAGGGTTATGCACCAGTTCTTGATTGCCACACCTCCCACATTGCCGTGAAGTTTGCCGAACTTGTGACCAAGATTGACAGACGGTCTGGTAAAGAGCTTGAGAAGGAGCCCAAGTTCCTGAAGAACGGAGATGCTGGTTTTGTGAAGATGATTCCCTCTAAGCCCATGGTGGTTGAAACCTTCTCCGAATATCCTCCACTTGGTCGTTTTGCTGTTAGAGACATGCGTCAAACTGTGGCTGTGGGAGTCATCAAGAGCGTGGAGAAGAAGGACCCTGCTGGAGCTAAGGTCACCAAGGCTGCACAGAAGAAGGGCAAGTGA
- the LOC137828153 gene encoding uncharacterized protein, with translation MAVKEFHSDQEVGNEESNLLQVDPYEEEEETLSLCDLPIYSGYMSDTWGGEDGKRFGDDGDDGDDDNLFEFFSEEFTSSSNSAAAENIIFCGKLIPFKDIPPRVDECNSTARRNVQKGIAKRGSNGSKSFACDYTSDGKVSLVRCTTKSRWFLFMFGMSKLSSTTEMELKDIRNRQSRRGPAAMFPAAEEDAVKGKKRGCKGMWKILKSITMVLGCRSSKLANDVVKAALV, from the coding sequence ATGGCGGTTAAAGAGTTTCACTCGGATCAAGAAGTAGGGAATGAAGAAAGCAACCTACTGCAGGTAGACCCatatgaagaggaagaagaaaccCTCTCTCTTTGTGACCTTCCTATTTACAGTGGCTATATGTCAGATACATGGGGTGGTGAAGATGGAAAAAGATTTGGTGATGATGGTGATGATGGTGATGATGATAATCTGTTCGAGTTCTTCAGTGAAGAATTCACCTCTTCAAGTAACAGTGCAGCCGCAGAGAACATAATCTTCTGCGGCAAACTCATTCCCTTCAAGGATATTCCTCCGCGTGTTGATGAATGCAACAGCACTGCACGAAGGAACGTGCAAAAGGGTATTGCAAAACGCGGTTCGAACGGTTCAAAGAGCTTTGCATGTGACTACACGTCGGATGGGAAGGTATCGCTGGTGAGGTGCACCACCAAGTCTCGGTGGTTTTTGTTTATGTTTGGGATGTCCAAGTTGTCTAGCACTACTGAGATGGAGCTGAAAGATATCAGAAACAGACAGAGCCGGAGGGGACCGGCGGCGATGTTTCCGGCGGCTGAAGAAGACGCCGTGAAGGGGAAGAAGAGAGGATGCAAGGGGATGTGGAAGATTTTGAAGTCAATCACCATGGTCTTAGGTTGTCGCAGTAGTAAGCTTGCAAACGACGTCGTAAAGGCTGCTTTGGTGTGA
- the LOC137828400 gene encoding protein IQ-DOMAIN 3 isoform X1, producing the protein MKFDHFMLLIQNPFLCQIKELHMGRKGWFSSVKKVFFSDSKKEQKHPPHHQQQQPHHHHKSKLGCFGAYHPDDLEGAPIAIVPSLPPRKETTPRSVPENEQNNQAFSLVLATAVAAGAAVAAAADVSRLSNTPRQNGKANQEKAATTIQTAYRGYLARRSLRGLRGLARLRTLVQGQSVQRQAATTLQCMQTLSRLQSQVRARKVRMSEENQALNRQLQQKREREFDRMQANNQIGEKWDDSSKSKEEVEAKLLNRQIAAMRREKAMAYASTHQQTWRNSSKSATNATFMDPNNPHWGWNWLERWMATRPWEGQNTTYHIGHASAKSGATTTMSIGEITKLYSLRDQNNDVRTSPANQNPTRPRSNDSPPRRASRAPLANGAKPKAGGSWGGDGDSKSMFSKAHRRHSIGVSPMGDDDEIHSHNCSSPAFPTHTTAPTKVAKAKPSSKGRSASFAAQRNGTPEKTAPAPLKKRLSFPASPSGSSRYSVSTRPGIVSSNKSAANAPIPEEKMRVRR; encoded by the exons ATGAAGTTTGATCATTTTATGTTATTAATTCAAAATCCATTTCTCTGCCAGATAAAGGAATTGCACATGGGGAGGAAAGGGTGGTTTTCTTCAGTGAAAAAAGTTTTCTTTTCTGATTCGAAAAAGGAACAG aaacatcctcctcatcatcaacaacaacaaccacaTCATCATCATAAGTCAAAGTTAGGATGTTTTGGGGCTTATCACCCCGATGATCTAGAAGGAGCACCAATTGCTATTGTTCCCTCACTTCCACCTAGAAAAGAAACCACACCAAGAAGTGTGCCAGAGAATGAACAGAACAACCAAGCCTTTTCTTTGGTTTTGGCCACGGCTGTGGCTGCAGGAGCTGCTGTTGCTGCTGCTGCAGATGTTTCTCGTCTCTCAAACACGCCTCGTCAAAATGGAAAAGCTAATCAAGAAAAGGCTGCTACCACAATTCAAACAGCCTACCGTGGATATTTG GCAAGAAGATCCTTGCGAGGCTTGAGAGGTTTGGCGAGGTTGAGAACATTGGTGCAGGGGCAATCTGTTCAAAGGCAAGCAGCTACTACCTTGCAATGCATGCAAACTCTTTCACGGTTGCAGTCTCAGGTTCGTGCAAGGAAGGTCAGAATGTCTGAGGAGAATCAGGCTCTTAACCGGCAACTGCAGCAGAAACGTGAAAGGGAATTCGACAGGATGCAAGCTAATAAT CAAATTGGAGAAAAATGGGATGATAGCTCGAAATCAAAGGAGGAAGTTGAGGCAAAGTTGTTGAACAGGCAAATAGCAGCTATGAGAAGAGAGAAGGCTATGGCTTATGCATCTACACATCAG CAAACATGGAGGAACTCTTCAAAATCTGCAACAAATGCTACATTTATGGATCCAAACAATCCCCACTGGGGGTGGAACTGGCTAGAGCGATGGATGGCTACTAGGCCATGGGAGGGTCAAAACACTACCTACCACATTGGTCATGCATCTGCCAAGAGTGGTGCAACAACCACCATGTCAATTGGTGAAATCACAAAATTATATTCTCTCCGTGACCAGAACAATGATGTCAGAACCTCCCCAGCAAACCAAAACCCAACTCGTCCTCGCAGCAACGATTCCCCTCCAAGAAGAGCCTCAAGGGCCCCACTAGCCAATGGAGCAAAGCCAAAGGCAGGTGGTTCATGGGGTGGTGATGGTGATTCAAAATCCATGTTCAGCAAAGCCCATCGCAGGCACAGCATTGGAGTGTCACCAATGGGAGATGATGACGAGATCCATTCACACAACTGCTCTTCACCTGCTTTCCCAACTCACACAACAGCACCCACCAAGGTTGCAAAGGCGAAGCCATCATCCAAAGGGAGAAGTGCATCATTTGCTGCACAAAGAAATGGAACCCCCGAAAAAACAGCTCCTGCTCCTCTGAAGAAGAgactctctttccctgcttctccATCTGGTTCAAGCAGGTATTCTGTTTCAACCAGGCCGGGAATTGTGTCTTCCAACAAGAGTGCTGCTAATGCTCCCATCCCTGAGGAGAAAATGAGAGTGAGAAGGTAG
- the LOC137829013 gene encoding uncharacterized protein, with translation MAAAPEKNNANKAEHEGGGAKKTYLPYDLNASDNPGNIITQVQLRGENYDEWARAVKISLRARRKWGFIDGTHIQPEDEAPDLEDWWTVQSMIISWILNTIEPSLRSTVAYAETAHNFWEDIKERFSACGIGAQLEKRREEEKVHQLLMGLDDASYETVRSNILASNPLSSLNRVYAMLVQEEKVRMMAKSTEERGLVVGLAMQANYKEKGRGDVVEKSMTCSHCGKNGHDMKGCFQLIGYPEWWGDRPKSEGKWNGRGRQGMRNKGNPARANVAHASGSNSQANNDDKKLEMAGLTNEQWKVLVDMISKQKSNE, from the exons ATGGCAGCTGCACCAGAAAAGAATAATGCCAACAAAGCAGAGCACGAAGGAGGAGGTGCTAAGAAGACCTACTTGCCATATGATCTCAACGCGAGTGACAATCCCGGAAACATAATCACGCAAGTCCAATTGCGCGGCGAAAATTACGACGAATGGGCAAGAGCAGTAAAGATCTCGCTTCGTGCTCGGAGAAAATGGGGCTTCATTGATGGAACACATATccaaccagaggatgaggcaccTGACCTTGAAGATTGGTGGACCGTGCAGTCCATGATCATCTCTTGGATTCTAAACACCATTGAACCAAGCTTACGATCCACAGTAGCATATGCTGAGACTGCACATAACTTttgggaagacattaaagaaagattctcggct tgcgggattggtgctcagttggaaaaacgaagggaggaggagaaggttcATCAACTCCTTATGGGGTTGGATGACGCAAGCTACGAGACAGTAAGATCAAACATTCTGGCCTCAAACCCATTGTCGTCACTGAACCGCGTATATGCAAtgttggtacaagaagaaaaagtgagaatgatggccaaatcaacggaagaaagggggttggtcgtgggtctcgcgatgcaggccaactacaaagaaaaagggcGTGGAGATGTGGTAGAAAAATCAATGACGTGCAGTCATTGCGGTAAAAATGGTCACGACATGAAGGGATGCTTCCAATTGATTGGATATCCCGAATGGTGGGGTGACAGACCAAAAAGTGAAGGCAAATGGAACGGCAGGGGACGTCAAGGGATGCGAAACAAAGGTAACCCGGCACGTGCAAATGTGGCACACGCTAGTGGAAGCAATAGTCAAGCCAACAATGACGACAAGAAACTTGAGATGGCAGGTCTGACCAATGAACAATGGAAGGTACTGGTTGATATGATcagcaaacaaaaatcaaatgaataa
- the LOC137828400 gene encoding protein IQ-DOMAIN 3 isoform X2: MGRKGWFSSVKKVFFSDSKKEQKHPPHHQQQQPHHHHKSKLGCFGAYHPDDLEGAPIAIVPSLPPRKETTPRSVPENEQNNQAFSLVLATAVAAGAAVAAAADVSRLSNTPRQNGKANQEKAATTIQTAYRGYLARRSLRGLRGLARLRTLVQGQSVQRQAATTLQCMQTLSRLQSQVRARKVRMSEENQALNRQLQQKREREFDRMQANNQIGEKWDDSSKSKEEVEAKLLNRQIAAMRREKAMAYASTHQQTWRNSSKSATNATFMDPNNPHWGWNWLERWMATRPWEGQNTTYHIGHASAKSGATTTMSIGEITKLYSLRDQNNDVRTSPANQNPTRPRSNDSPPRRASRAPLANGAKPKAGGSWGGDGDSKSMFSKAHRRHSIGVSPMGDDDEIHSHNCSSPAFPTHTTAPTKVAKAKPSSKGRSASFAAQRNGTPEKTAPAPLKKRLSFPASPSGSSRYSVSTRPGIVSSNKSAANAPIPEEKMRVRR; the protein is encoded by the exons ATGGGGAGGAAAGGGTGGTTTTCTTCAGTGAAAAAAGTTTTCTTTTCTGATTCGAAAAAGGAACAG aaacatcctcctcatcatcaacaacaacaaccacaTCATCATCATAAGTCAAAGTTAGGATGTTTTGGGGCTTATCACCCCGATGATCTAGAAGGAGCACCAATTGCTATTGTTCCCTCACTTCCACCTAGAAAAGAAACCACACCAAGAAGTGTGCCAGAGAATGAACAGAACAACCAAGCCTTTTCTTTGGTTTTGGCCACGGCTGTGGCTGCAGGAGCTGCTGTTGCTGCTGCTGCAGATGTTTCTCGTCTCTCAAACACGCCTCGTCAAAATGGAAAAGCTAATCAAGAAAAGGCTGCTACCACAATTCAAACAGCCTACCGTGGATATTTG GCAAGAAGATCCTTGCGAGGCTTGAGAGGTTTGGCGAGGTTGAGAACATTGGTGCAGGGGCAATCTGTTCAAAGGCAAGCAGCTACTACCTTGCAATGCATGCAAACTCTTTCACGGTTGCAGTCTCAGGTTCGTGCAAGGAAGGTCAGAATGTCTGAGGAGAATCAGGCTCTTAACCGGCAACTGCAGCAGAAACGTGAAAGGGAATTCGACAGGATGCAAGCTAATAAT CAAATTGGAGAAAAATGGGATGATAGCTCGAAATCAAAGGAGGAAGTTGAGGCAAAGTTGTTGAACAGGCAAATAGCAGCTATGAGAAGAGAGAAGGCTATGGCTTATGCATCTACACATCAG CAAACATGGAGGAACTCTTCAAAATCTGCAACAAATGCTACATTTATGGATCCAAACAATCCCCACTGGGGGTGGAACTGGCTAGAGCGATGGATGGCTACTAGGCCATGGGAGGGTCAAAACACTACCTACCACATTGGTCATGCATCTGCCAAGAGTGGTGCAACAACCACCATGTCAATTGGTGAAATCACAAAATTATATTCTCTCCGTGACCAGAACAATGATGTCAGAACCTCCCCAGCAAACCAAAACCCAACTCGTCCTCGCAGCAACGATTCCCCTCCAAGAAGAGCCTCAAGGGCCCCACTAGCCAATGGAGCAAAGCCAAAGGCAGGTGGTTCATGGGGTGGTGATGGTGATTCAAAATCCATGTTCAGCAAAGCCCATCGCAGGCACAGCATTGGAGTGTCACCAATGGGAGATGATGACGAGATCCATTCACACAACTGCTCTTCACCTGCTTTCCCAACTCACACAACAGCACCCACCAAGGTTGCAAAGGCGAAGCCATCATCCAAAGGGAGAAGTGCATCATTTGCTGCACAAAGAAATGGAACCCCCGAAAAAACAGCTCCTGCTCCTCTGAAGAAGAgactctctttccctgcttctccATCTGGTTCAAGCAGGTATTCTGTTTCAACCAGGCCGGGAATTGTGTCTTCCAACAAGAGTGCTGCTAATGCTCCCATCCCTGAGGAGAAAATGAGAGTGAGAAGGTAG